The sequence TAAGGAGAGAAAGGaataaattttgattagaaCTTAGATTGTCTCATCGTAATCACAATTAATTGCCACCCATGCATGCAATCGTACATGATGGACGAGGTGAATGCATCAATCTATACAACCTCAATTGGCAAATGGCAATGCACCTAATACAATTATGCTAAGTACAGCAACTAAATTGATCTTATAATTTCCCAATTGAAGCTGATCCACTAATTAATTAGATGGTAGATCTCtctattttcaacaataaaactTATTCCAGGAATATTCTTTGGTGTATATTAGCCCTTTCTCTCTGTGCGTTTATAGTTCGGGTTATACATGATGAAACTATCATTAAAATACACTatactttatttgttttagaTAAAATTAAAGTACAATACTTAACAACTTATTAGATTAACATTTCGAGAATTATACAAATAGATTACATATTCTCTTTGTTCTTAACATTCATACTAAATTTCGTATTGATTGGATGTTATTTAGTATTTGATTCCTAAACTTATGTTTGTgtaaattttaaagtataaaaaacctaaaatttaaaCTTGTTATAGATGAGAAGATTCTTCATATTTTATCTTCTTGGTATTTTACAACCATTTAGGGaatacaaatataatataattcaacgataaatttgttaaaaaacaCGTTCAAATCTAATACAGAGTTATCAATTGGTATAATATGGGCATAATCATGgtatattttgaacataatcAACATATGTattgaataaataatttttaggaaaaaaatgcagaaaaaaAACCTTGCAGTCTTATACATGTGACATTTTAAACCCTACACGttaattttactaatttaaacCCCACACTTTTATTAGTGTGACAACAAAGCCCTCGGTCCTATTTCATTAAATTCTGTCTTAACGGCAAGAAATTTGACATCAATGTATacaagaaaacaattttttttttttcaatataccAAATTAGCATTGGCATTTTCCATTGAACTTAGAAAGAAAATGGTAAAGATGTTGAAATAAgttttttgcctttttggtAAAGTTTTCGTAGTTTCTAGTATGAGGAAACAAAACAATTGGATATACAGGTTGAATAATCTTTAATTAGAcacattattttaataaatttatagttaCACAATAGTTGAGGTGAGATTTGAATGTTAGTTCtccttaggaaaaaaaaaaaaaggggtaaactATACCACTACATTACAATACCCTTGGCTAAATtagcacaactaaaaatataaaatttaatttgtcatACTATAAAACTATAGGATTTTCTTTCCCATGTCTTCATATGTTTTTAAACAAACTTGCACAAAATGGTCCTACCATTTTCTATTTCTCATCATACTAGATCCTTGTTGAGTTGCtatattcaaaagagaaaaaaaaaaaaaaaaaaaaattaacggaTAACTTAAGGGCAACAATTTATGacatatttctttaaaaaaattattaaaaaaacaaatagttttttttttcctgcgtaaaagtgatattaaattCTTCTAAAGTGATCTATTAACAAATGTTCTAAGAGTACTTGTTAATCCAACTCTATTCAAAATAAGCTtcaatacattttttaaaatatattttttaaatatttgtaagaTATTTGTTAAAATCTTTAATCTATTCTttataagagcattagcatcagaAAACTCTaattctactctattttaccatttcaaaaagtcattttatcattatacaataccattttacaatacctccagcatcccaaaactctatttttattaaaatattattttttaatatttctttattatttctttataactgtcattttttttcaaactcatATTTCTTGGGCTTTCCaacagtcttttttttttcctctccttctccctcaacctctagcaaCACACAAGCCATCAACAACCACAACCATGGCACCAAAAACCCAAGCCATCGATCAACTCAAGCCACCGATCAAAAACCCACGCCGCCGATCAACCCATCAACAACCATAGCCATGACACCAAAAACCCATCAGCACCTCAACCCATCAACAACCACAGCCACGACACCTCAACCCATCAGCACCTTAATCCATCAACAACCACAGTCACGGCACCAAAAACCCATCAACCCATGccgccgatttgaaacccaccggagcaaacccattaaaaaaaatcatcaccggagccacCATCGGAGCTACCGATGATCAACCTAACCGATCCACCCACCGATCAACAGATCCACTGTTTCAAACCCACCATCAACCAATCCTAGCCCACCGATCCAACCATGACCCAAACACCGGACCCAACCCACTTCAGCCACAACCCAACCACGACCCACAACCCCTTTAGGCACcggtcacaaaaaaaaaaaaaaaaaaaaaaaaaaaaaaaaaaagaactgccGAATTGCAACCCACCAGAAAAACTGAGCCACTGTAATGTGTGATGTATGTTGGGAGGAGAATGGTATTTGGGTCTGAAGAGAGGAAAGAGCAGATggagaaacagagaaggaagagagagaagagaactaAAATAATGAGataaaggaaagagaaatttcgggggaaaaagtaaataaattttttttttttagaatactgctacagtacaattctaaatttagaattttactatagcactattgcaaaaaaaattgcaataattgAGTTTAGCATTGTCTGATGCaaagaattttaaaacttaaaatgtcAAATTGTCCTTAGATATGACATTagcattggagaatgctaatgctctaagaaGGGATTGTATATTTAGTCTAGCCAAAACAGACTAAGAAACCAatcaaatttaattagtagaatATTACTTTTTGATGCCGAAAACCGCACCAGGTGCCGCTGTGGATTTTAGCAAGCAAAAACAGTAGGCCAAAAAACTCAAATAGAATTAGAACCTTTTAAATCCCAATTCACACCcccacatttctctctctctctctctctctctatacatatatatatatatatatatatatgtatatatatatatttttttttccaattaaaaagCAAGGTACAGAGCTTATAGCAAATCATATTTATCATCATTATACTCGTAAACAGATCTCGATGACGGAAAAAGAGCATTAAATTCTTTCtgtttttgagagaaagatAAGTCAATTTTTTCATTGTCGAAACTTGTATGATGTTACTAGaggtttgggttttatttttaattttttttcactagaGTCAGCCAGCAAGGTTTCAAGTCATTATTCATGACATGTGGGGTTTAGAGGCGCAAAGcaggttttagggttttcacCCAGTGCAGCCACATTGAATGCCACGCGGTTTTGTGAGGCAGAAGAAGAGGGCATTGTCACAGCTGCTGACTTTGGCTTGCCCTTGAGTTAATGCTCTTGCTGTCACCTTTTGACTCTTTGGCTTCCTTTTTGCTTTCCTTAGGTCAGCGTTTCTCTCCCCACCTCTTCCTTATAGCTTCATTTGTTCTATTTATGCAGGACCAACAGACCTTGGCCTTGGACACTTGTCTTTGCTCAtctaagaaagaaaattaatagaaactttagagaggaagaaagaccTAGCTGAAGAAAATTTCAGAAGACttttttgtgtaaattaaaGCAGAGAAGTGAAAAAACAAGGTGTGAAATGGGTAGGCCTCCTTGTTGTGATAAAGAGGGAGTCAAGAAAGGACCATGGACTCCTGAAGAAGACATCTTATTAGTCTCTTATATTCAAGAACATGGTCCTGGGAATTGGAGGGCTGTTCCTACCAATACAGGttaaatttctttgtttttctattttgagCAAACTCTTTTTGAttagaatagttttttttttggttattttagggAAATgtaataaaagatgattttttttttttttggttcttttcttAGATGACTGTAAGGTTTATGTTTAGTTTGAGATACCTATTTGGGTATCTTTGCTTTGGATGATCTTATATTACTTGTATTGATTTCTTCTCCATATATATGTGGGTTTTCAGGGTTGCTTAGATGTAGTAAGAGTTGCAGACTTAGATGGACTAATTATCTCAGGCCAGGGATCAGGCGTGGTAACTTTACTGACCATGAGGAGAAGATGATAATCCACCTTCAAGCTCTTTTGGGCAATAGgtaacatctctctctctctctctctctctctctctctctgtgattaAGCACTTctaatttaaaaactttaaagTTCTAATCCCAAAAAGAATAGATGAGGGTTGTTTTAGTTTAGTGATCTCCTGGCTAGCTAAAAGATATATAGTATTAATTTGTaagaaaactaaagaaataTAGTACTATTAGTTTAATGATCACTGGCtgaagaaaatatttgtaaggaaaaaaaagtattaatttgtttgttgttgAAGTGTTTGGattctttaaattaatttatggCACATTGATTATGGTGCAGGTGGGCTGCCATAGCTTCATACCTCCCACAGAGAACAGATAACGACATTAAAAATTATTGGAACACCCATTTGAAGAAGAAGCTCAATAAGATTCAATCAGGCGCAGAAGGCCATTCAAAAGATGGGTTTTCTTCACCATCACAATCAATCACAAGAGGTCAGTGGGAGAGAAGGCTCCAAACAGATATCCACAGGGCCAAGCAAGCTCTTAGTGAGGCCCTTTCCCCAGAGAAGCTAAGCAACTCTGGCTTGTCTGAATTGAAGCCCTCTACTGGGTGCTTGTCTAACACAAAGCCAGCAGCTCAATCATCAACCTATGCATCTAGCACTGAGAACATAGCCCGGTTGCTCAAAGGTTGGGTGAGAAATTCACCAAAGTCAGCTAGGAGTAACTCAGCTATAACTCAAAATTCCTTAAACAACATGAGTGGGACTGATTCAGTATCCAGTGAAGGGACTCCAAGTAAGGCAAACAATGGGATTGAACAATCTGAGACATTTGAATCTCTGCTCGggtttgagtcttttgactcttcaCATTCGGATACATCACAGTCTATGTCACCTGAGGCAAGCCTTTTCCAAGATGAAAGCAAGCCTTTGCCATTGTCATTGCTTGAGAATTGGTTGTTTGATGAAGGTGCTAGTCAAGGGAAAGAATTCCTTAGTGATTTCTCATTAGATGACAATgctaattttttctaaaatggttgtTGTTTTGGGGCATCTTTTTTGTTCTAGGTCCTGAACTGATTGAATTTAATAGTTGCCTTGACAGAAGGAGTTTCTTATTGCTTTAGTGCTAGAGCAAAAGTGTAAATTTCACATTATTGTGTTAAAATGTCCTGATTGAGAATAAATTAATTTCCAGTCTTGTATCTGCCCCTAATGAAATGTTTTATATGTTATAGCTTGATTAGAAAATAGAAATGCAaactaaatttcaatttaagatATCTTAAAGTTTATGGTGGTAATTCAATTCTACTATTAAAAGCTTTGTAGTTTATTGacattgtttcttttcttttatgaaaaGAATTAGGGTTCAAATCTTTATTTCTTTGTAATTCAATTCTACTATTAAAAGCTTTGTAGTTTATTGatattgtttgttttcttttatgaaaAGAATTAAGATTCAAATCCTCatttctttgtttatatatactATTGAAATTTGAAGTGTTGGAGTTTGGACTCCCAATCTTCTATTATTTCTACCGATTGTGTGATCGATGGACATGAGACCtttcaatgaaaataaaaaattaaaggctATAACTCATgaattttcatcttcttcatatatttacttccaaattaaaagaaagaagaaaagaacttGTAGAATTAAATTTTGCATGCCAAAAGTAAGTGAGATAGCTAGCATATTCATCACCGAATTAAACGTTTATTGAAGTATAGGAGAGCATATTAATACCGAATACTATTGAATAATcacttcttttatatatatatatatatatatatatgtatatataagatagaattctactctagaattatctaagtgtatatgtgtgtgaagtttcctcatggagacttgaaccccggttTTTACCTCCCACACtttacaagcacttatacttgtggagtgaccatcgcaccaagaaTGTGCGTTGGTCATTGAATAATCACTTAAAAGTATTCATTTTAGGAtttaatttggggtttttttttaggTTAACTAGTTTATGTGTGAAGTTAATGAGCAATAAATACCCAACTACTTAGTTTATAGCACAACATAATGTTTAGGCCATTGTAGACAAGTGTCTTAAGGGTACAAGTGACCTTACATTAATTAATTCTCcattaatttatgtaaaatatatatatatatatatatatatatatattttttttttaaattttaaattaaggtGATTTTGGGAAGCAAGAAATtacttaattaaaatataagcTTTTCATGTTATGTAAAATGTAATAGGGAAAATTCATAcaagaaattctttgttcttggtttttttgcaatttttaacCAAACCAATTAATTAAGAGATGTAACCCACAAACAATAAATGCAGATTAGGTTTCTATTTCTAGATTCATTTATAGGTTATAGGTTCAATGCACTTGATTTAACTATGgttaatattataataacttttCATTAAGATAAACGTTTTAATAAATAGACCATTGGATTTTATTATGTTCTTATACTtttatattatctataaaatatttcaagtatttttattatattctaaaattataaaaatgagcTTGTAAACTAAGTAGTTAATAACGCAATTAATGTGAAATTTAGGGAAATGAAAAGGCGAAATGTAGTGTAATTGTGTAAAGTAGGTAGAAAACATGTACTAATTTAATgttgataaatgaaaatttttagtttaatcAAAAGTTAGAAATGActataatattaacaaaattttatattaagtgCAACTTGAATTCAAGTCATGTATGTCGATCTTTACTTGGCAAGAAATTTATTGTTCTTGTTTAATTCGTCTATTTCcatttgaaagggaaaaatcaaTTATCATAACTTATATCACAAGATACACTTGGCGTTctagactctctctctctctctctctctcacatttaCCAGTTGAATAAAAGTGATCAAATGCTCTATAAGCCAGAAATAGCTTTGGAAATATGCAAATTGGCCTTAAATGCACATGTGAAAGGCTTTGATATTCATCACTCGTTTTTTGCAAGCTGtaggaattttattttgtccAAGCAAGTTTAATATCCACACTGTAAAGGTGTAGAAGGAAAAGAACCATAAGCCCCTCATGATGAATACCATTTTCCAGATGGCAAACCAAGCTGttaaaatgtaaagaaaaaagTGCCCCATTCACCAACTTTGGTAATTGCTATTGAAGGGTCTATTTAATACTTGCCCCCCTGTTAGTATCAGAAGGTAATGGCATGGCATAGAAGTCATGTCTATGCGAAATAGCCTACCAAAGAGATATAAAAGTCAAGGTACCACTTGGAAATGAAGCTTCCCCTTGGACATTTCACATAATTTAGTGCAGTTAACATAGACCATATAGTGAAGACGGTGAGGGTGATGGGCTCACGGTCATGGGTTTAAGCTGTCTTGGCTCAGAGGTGTATTGGAGCTCATTTTCCTTTCAATAAAAGAACCATCTAAATCAATAATTCTTACTAGTCCTCTTATTATGTCCAACTACGTAATTCTAAAGAACAGTGCTTTGTGGACTGATCTAGTATTTTCCATATCCTTTCAATCTAACTAGCTATAAACTACAAtccttagagcatctccaactgGTTTTGCCATcctatcttattttaccatattaaaaagctattttatcaattataccatactattttacaatacgtccaacatcccaaaattctattattttaccattttattaaaatattattttttattatttctttattatttatttccaacATCCTACCAAAACCACCAAAAACCACATCCTGCAAATCAGAaccaccaaccaaaaaaaaccaCATCCAGTGGGTAGAAACCAACCCCAGCAACCTGCAACCAAACCTGGCAAAGAAGAGTCTCTGCCATCAACCCCAACAACCTGCAACTAGCCACTGCCAGCCACCACCCCCGGTGgcaaaaaaacccacaaaacctcAACCACCGTGAACCCTCTGTGACACATTCCAAACGCACCTGAGACCCATGGCCACACACATCTGCAACCCACGAAACCTCACCTAAGACCCACCTGAAACCCACGACCACACCCATTTGCAACCCACGGCCACACCACCTAAGACCCACCCACCATACCAAAACCTAGCAAGccacaaatcacaaaattgaCAATCCGATCTCACCTCACAAATCATAAAAGCGGCAACCCAAACCCCACGAATCTGATCTCACCTCCAATGCCCATGAATCCGATCTCCACGCCGATGCCCATGAATCCAATCTCACCTCAACACCGAGAGTCTTGGGTCTGAAGAGAGAATCATCTAACTTATCGGAGAGAGTCTTGGGTCTGAAGAGAGCagagagcagatgagaaagagagaaggaagagagagaaaagaagagaaaaaatgagagaagagagagaaattcccGGGTTAAAAACGACCtcaagtattaattttttttttttttaatcccattcagctacagtaccatcttacatttaagatggtactgtaactatatctcaaaaaaatttagccttTTCCCATTTGGCCTTCCCGTTGCTGAGC is a genomic window of Quercus lobata isolate SW786 chromosome 2, ValleyOak3.0 Primary Assembly, whole genome shotgun sequence containing:
- the LOC115976863 gene encoding myb-related protein 306-like, whose product is MGRPPCCDKEGVKKGPWTPEEDILLVSYIQEHGPGNWRAVPTNTGLLRCSKSCRLRWTNYLRPGIRRGNFTDHEEKMIIHLQALLGNRWAAIASYLPQRTDNDIKNYWNTHLKKKLNKIQSGAEGHSKDGFSSPSQSITRGQWERRLQTDIHRAKQALSEALSPEKLSNSGLSELKPSTGCLSNTKPAAQSSTYASSTENIARLLKGWVRNSPKSARSNSAITQNSLNNMSGTDSVSSEGTPSKANNGIEQSETFESLLGFESFDSSHSDTSQSMSPEASLFQDESKPLPLSLLENWLFDEGASQGKEFLSDFSLDDNANFF